In Solanum stenotomum isolate F172 chromosome 6, ASM1918654v1, whole genome shotgun sequence, one DNA window encodes the following:
- the LOC125866870 gene encoding 40S ribosomal protein S17 produces MGRVRTKTVKKSSRQVIERYYSKMTLDFHTNKKILEEVAIIPSKRLRNKIAGFSTHLMKRIQKGPVRGISLKLQEEERERRMDFVPDESAIKTDLIEVDKETLDMLSALGMSDLPGVVKQAAEPQAVAALPTYGRGAGGFGRKY; encoded by the coding sequence ATGGGTCGTGTGCGCACCAAGACCGTGAAGAAGTCATCTCGACAGGTAATTGAGAGGTACTACTCCAAAATGACTTTGGATTTCCACACAAACAAGAAGATCCTGGAGGAAGTTGCCATAATTCCTTCCAAGCGTCTCCGCAACAAGATTGCTGGATTCTCCACTCACCTCATGAAGCGTATCCAAAAGGGACCCGTTCGTGGCATCTCCCTGAAACTGCAAGAGGAGGAACGTGAGAGACGCATGGACTTTGTTCCTGATGAGTCTGCCATCAAGACTGATCTCATTGAAGTTGACAAGGAGACCCTTGACATGCTTTCAGCCCTCGGCATGTCTGACCTTCCAGGTGTTGTCAAGCAGGCCGCTGAGCCCCAAGCAGTGGCAGCTCTCCCAACATATGGTCGTGGTGCAGGAGGTTTTGGACGGAAATACTAA